DNA sequence from the Leopardus geoffroyi isolate Oge1 chromosome A3, O.geoffroyi_Oge1_pat1.0, whole genome shotgun sequence genome:
TTATCCTTTAAGGTCCAACTCAGATTCTACggcccctgggaagccatccgcAACCATTCTACCCCACAGCGATCTCAGCACTGAAGAAGCTGCACCCAAACCACACACTCTCAAGATGATCCTAGCTCAACCCATTTTGTTGATGAAAATCTGTCTTCTGTCTGCACTGGGACAGTGAGCTTCCAAAGCAGGAACCCCACCTTGCCCTCTACCTCTTATCACAGGGCTGGGCTCAAAGGAAATATGGGAGTGCCTGTGGAAACAAATGTGCTAAGGATTCCACCAGAGAACACTATGAAGCAAACTCTGTAGACTGAGGAAGGGCAGGGTCTGAGCTAACCTTGAGTTTCTCGATGGTGTCACTTAAGGACTTGAGCTGAGCCACCTGCTCCAGGAGCTGGGCCGACGGGCTCTTGGCAGCTGTGGGGAGGGAAGGCTAGTGAGGCCCACCAAGGCCCAAGCAGGCAGCTATACTGGATTAAGAGTCAGAAAGTGAAGATACTAGACCTTCTCATGGAGCAGGTACGTAATGGGTGAATCAAGCAAATTGAACACTGAGGCCAAAAAGCAATGCCAGGAAGAGCCTCTACAGTATGGCAGCTGCCTGGGTAGGGGTTACATCCCTGGGGCAAAGGGAGGGGGTATATTATTAATCTCAGGGGTTGGTGGCTCCATACCAGGGCTGGTACGAGTGATATCTACTACGTGGGTGTGCGTGCTCAGTTGATTCAACGTCTCCAACAGCTGGCTGGTCTTACGATACAGCGCTCCAGCTGTTAGCTCACTATCAGGGCCCTCATGGGGTGAGAGCTTTGCCACATGCAGGGGGGGCAGGGCTGCTAAGGACGCCTTCATCTGGGCTCCctgtgaaggaaagaagaggaatggCAGTGAGAGGTGACAGAAGGCCCTGCCATCTATCATCAATGGGGCAGGGGGGGCTCCACCTGCACCCCAGTCCTCCTTGTGAACAACTCACCTTGAGGATGCTATTCTCATGCTGTAGCTGAGAGATATACAGCCTCATGGCAGAGATCTGCTGCAGCAGCAGGGGTGAATCCTTCACCAGCCCAGGGCCTGCaacagaccctggagcctgcccgGGGGTGCCTCCTGTGTGTACCAAGACAAATGCCATCAGCTCCAAGTGGAGAGGGCTGAAGATGGGCCCCATCTCCACTCAACCCCTCTCCTTATCCACTCCCACCTCCAGTCCTGCTTGCTCCCAAGGGGGGAGCCTTATCCTGCTCCCCCAGGCTGGTAACCCTCACCAGGGTGGGTTCCCACAGCCCCGGTAACCCCCCACCAGGGTGGGTCTCTACCTCGCTGCTGTTCTTCTGTGATCGGAATAGCCCAtgggggagcaggaagagaggagagaggagttaGACAATTTGGGGCTAAGAGGTCACACCAGAGGAATGCTGGTCACAACCTACATGGAAACCCTAATCACTCCTCCTCTAATAAgaccctgcctctgccctctgcATCTGGGATACGAGCAAATACGTGTGAAGGAAAGCTAAGAAAGAGGAATAAGGCCATGAGACAGGGTGCAGAGCATAAGGAAGAACAGCAGTGGGGGTGTGCGTGGAGGAAGCACTTGGGGCATGTGGCGTTCCAGCCTCTCTGCCTCATATTCCATCTccaagaagggcagaggggatgCTCCCAAGACCCTGAGAAGTCTGCACCCTTGTTTCCCGCAGTAGAAAAGCTGAAGTTGAAGATGCAGCCACATTCCTGCTCCTTGGGTTCCCCACTGTTCTGAGGCGAAAGACACTCTTTTTGGTGGGAAATTTTGTAAGTCTGAACCGGTATCTGTTTAAAAAGCCTGTGCTAAAACAACACAACATGGTAACTTCTGGAGACCCCTTCCCCAAAGAACAGGAGCCCACTGTACCACAGGAGTCCAAAGTCAACAAGGTACTTGGTCAcctcccaagatcaagaggcacCAGTGAGGGGGGCTTTGATGAGAACAAGACCCTAGGTGAGGCCAGGTGACAAGAGACAGGCATAGCAGGGGAGCTCTAGAGATCTTGAGGGCTTTAGGGCAAGAAGTCTGTCTTCTGGAGgtaagaaactgaaaaactatagagcagatgaGAACTAACATGGCAGTAGCCACCTCCATGATCCAGGAAAACTGGGGAGCGTGGGCCCAATAACCAGAAAAACTCCAGGTAAGGAGCCCTGACCACACTGGAGACCAGGAAGAGGTCAGTACACAAGCCCCAAGTGGGAGAAGTCAGCAATGGGACAACCACACCATGGAGTAAAGCCATGTGAATTCAGTAGGGGGAAATGCAAAGTGTAAGCAGAGGAGCCATCAAGTGCAGGAACCAGGCATGGCTGGATACGGCAGCAGAGTTAGCCCAATCTGCTGCAGGCTGATGACCCTCTGGGATATAGGGCTGGGACAGAAAGGCCAGACTGCAGGTCCAAAAGGGACATATGCTAGAGTCTAACTGTTATGGTAATTCTGAGGTCCACTGACAAGTTGGTAATGCCCCACCTTGATCAGGGCTGGGGGAGCGGGGGGAACCTCTGCACATATCTTCAGGAGAAGTAAAAACTTGGTGAAAAACTGCCAGAGTGAAACTGGGCAAGCACATTCCTAGCTGAACGTCCAGTAAGAGGCGGGTAGAAGTCAAACTGAGGCCAAGGACAGGAGGGAGGCCATTCAATCTCCTCTGCGCCAATGGTGCCTGTCCCACTGCACTCACCACCAGCAATGCCAGAGACCAGGGTAGCAATACCCGAGGGAGGGGGCCCCCGGAGCCCCTCAATCGTGCGCTTCGACTGGCTGTTCAGCCGCTGCTTTAGCTCTGCCTTCTCTGCCTCTAGCTGGTCAATGTCAGCCTGGAGTGCATCCATCGTCTCCTCAAACTCTCTGTGAAAAAGAAATCCGGGCTTGGGCAATGCCCTTTCCCCAGAGCCCCGTCCCCATTTCTCAGTCCAGACAggtccttggagtagccctgctGGTGAGGAGCCAGGAGCAGCACATGGTATGACTGGGGTGACACAATGGTGTTAGCAGTGGGGAAAGGAGATGGCATCTGCTCCCCTGGGGAGAGTCTCACTCTGATAGGGCCTGGATGGGGGGATGAGTTAGGAGGGAGACTGGCtggcagggtggaggggtggaaTAAGCAGGGGCCCAGGGAAGGTGCCTGACTTCTCCTTCTTCCGCAGCAGTGCCTGGGTCTCCTCCAGGCGAGTCTGGACTTTCTCGATGCGCTCATCTGCATCCTTGGCAGCACTGTCCAGCTTCTTCTCCAAGAGGCTTAGCCGCACGTTGGCCTCACTTAGTTCCTCCCCCTGGCGAAGGTCAGAGTGTCCAGTTCCCTTACACCCTCCCTTACAtcctcccagggcccccaggGACCTGTGACAGAGCACCAACCAGAAAGCTCCTAAAGGCCCACAGCTGTTCCCCACACTGATCACAGGTGCCACTTCTCCCCTCAGTCCTCAACCAGTCTCAGCCCCAGGAGATCCCCAACACTCAGTGCTGACCTGTACCTCAGCATACTTCCCAGCCCCCTAGCTCCTGAGCCTACCCTACACCCTCACCTTGATTTTGAGTGACTTCTTCAACTCCTTGATAACTGTCTCTCTATCTTCAAGCTTCAAGCCCAGGCCTTCAGCATCAGTGATCTCTGCACGAAGGGCTGCAGCCCGCAGCTCAACTGGGGGAGGCTAGGGGTCAAGCAAGAGCAGAGGCAGGGGTAGTGAGAGGAGGTCACCAACATTCTCCTTCCAGAGAGAGCTGGGCATAGGGAAAACCTTGCCTTCTAAGCAGGGCGGTGCCCTCTGGATTCCCCGCTCCCGCCTCCCAGTCCTTCCACAACCAGCAGCAGCTCTGCCAAGTCCTGTTCCCCTGAGCCCCTGAAGCCCCTCCACAGAGCTCCCCACCCACCTTGCTGGGGGGCCGCTCTGCATCATACTCTCCCTCCTGCATGGCCGTGGCCAGTTTGTTCATGGTACTGATGAGGATGTTGCTCGACTGGCGCAGACACTCATAGGGGCTGCTGGAGGGGGTCCCATAGATCTACAGGAGCCGAGGGCAGTAGTGAAAATCCCACACTGGCCATATCACTCCCCCACCATGTCTGCCCTGCCGTCCAGGCCTACCTGCTCGCTTGCTTTGAAAGCCAGCTCCTCCAGGGCAGCCACAGGCAGTCCCTCATTCTCTGCCAGTGGGGCAATGAGCTGGGCGGCAGCAGCTGCCACCTCCTGCAGCACAGCCACCACCCACGTCAAGTGTTTCCTGCAGTCTAGGAGTGTGTCGGACACCTGTGCAACAGCCCAGAGTCAGGAGCCCACCCGGAGTCCAGCACCACAGTTCCCAGTTACCTTAAAACCATTCTTGTTCCCTGACCAGATCCAGATCTTGACACCCTAAGCCCTTCCTGGTTCTACtcagcttcctttccttccccccatCGCTGCCCTAAACCTGTGGTCCAAAGGCCAGTGCAGCTGGGATCCCAGGAGCATCTGTGCCTGGCATTCGCCTTCGGATCTTCTTGCAGAACTGGCGGATGTCACTACATGATGTCTCCAGGTCCCGGAGCAGGAGGGCAATATCTGAAGCCTCCTGTCCACCCTACTCAGAGAATATGAAACAGACGGGGAACCAAGTCAGCATTAGGGCTGGAGGTGAGGAGGCGGGGGTTAACAAGGAGGAGGAGGTCCAAGAGATCGAGCTGTGCTCTCACCTGCAAGAAGGCACGCAGCCGTCCCACTTCTACGCTCATGCAGTCAAGGGCACTCTGGGTGAACTGTAAGGATAGATGCATGTGGTTGTCAGCCCCCAACAGGAGCCCTTCTGCACCATCACCATCCATCTCTAAGAAGTCCCCACCCTCCACTGACCCCCATAAAGATGTTCATTCTCTGGCTTCCCTGATCTGACCTTGTTCCAGTCTTATGTGACACCTCTTGAGGGCCAGATCTCTTGATCTGATGTCCTCCATTTCTGATATCTACAGGGGGCTCAACCACTGGCCCAGAACCTTTACCTTAATGTGGTCAGCCAGCTGCATGGTACTGTCCTCGGGCTGTTCAGCAAGATGGATACTGTACAGATGCTGAGGGGAAATGACAAAGCAACAGGCAATCTTTAGGTCTTGGAAGGACGGAGAATTCTTCCCAAACTGTAATTGGAGCCCCAGTCATCATGGGACTCCAGAGGTACAGGAGAATCTGAAACCCCCAGGGAACTGCATCCTCAGGCAAGCTCCTCTAAGAGCAAGCCAAGCCATAGGCAGCCAGCTGGGGACAGACAACCTTGGCTATGCTGCCAACAGCCCTACCAGGAAaaaccttccctccctcctatgCCAAGCCTGAACTCTTGCCCCAGACCTGGTAGTACTTGATGGCCTTAGTGAGAGGCTCTACGTTGACAGTCTCATCCAGCTGATCCTTGTGTAGCAGCTCAATGAGGAAATCCAAGGAGCGCTCGTGGGCACTCATCTCAGGGTAGAGGCTGCCAACCTTCTTATACACGTCCACATTGCACTGAGAGAGGGCGCTAGAGACCAGAGAAGGGTCCTCTGAGGCCAAGGCCTGCCAGGCAATGTCGGTTCTATCCAATCTCAGCCTGCGGCCTTAGAGTGGGGCCAGGGATCACTTACTGCTCATAGCGGTGGAGTGTGGCCTGCAATAGACTCAGTGAGTACACCAGCCCGGCAGCAAAGCTGAGCTGCTCCCCTGCAGCTCCTCGGAGCCCAGGCCTCTCTGAACAGTTTTCGCTTAGTTCAAACTTCTCCTGGGCCTGCTTCCGGATCAGCTCTGCCTGTGGGAAGAAGCACCAGGgacctggggctcagagaagaggATGGAGAACACAGACTCAGGAATACAGGACACAAAACTGAGCAACTACGTCGGGGGCATGGACACACGTGGAGGAGAAAAGCAGAAACGGCTCCTAGATAGTCAGGGAGTCTCACACAGGGAAAAGATAATGATGTGATTACTGGTTGGTTATGAGGATTTGGAATGTGGAGCCAGTGGGCCCAAGCTCTTTCCTGCCTTAAAGCTCCTGCTGCTCCTGCTACCCTTTTACCTGAATTCTATCCTGACAATTATTCCCCCACTAGTTCCTAGTCATCTTctgggtctcagctcaaatgttacTCCTTCAGTGACACCACCCCATCTAAATCAGAGCCCAGGCCGTGCTCTCTCAAAGAAGCTACCTCCTCATCAAAACCCACCATCTGTAATACACATTCCTCTGCGACTTTGCTGACTATATTCCTCCACTACATCATAAACTCTTTATGAGCAGGGATGGTGGCTGCTATCTTTGCTCAGCATCCTCAATGCCTGTCACACAGCAAGTTCAACAGATTCCTGTTGAACATGTGATTAGATTGATTGGCCATACCTTGCAAATGAGACGAGGCATGAGCAGCAGCACCAGGACACAGTCATGGTCCCCACCTGGCCGAAGGAAGCTGTCTGGCATGAAGGCTGTAAGCAGGGACATGTGACGGTTGGCCTGGGCCACCTCCATCTGCCTCAATTCCATCTCAATTGCCTGTGAGGTGGACAGGGAGGCAGGCTCTCAGCCAGGCTGGAAAGAGTCTCAGAGCCACCATGCTTTGCTCCACCAGGTCCCCTGCTTCAGGAGTCTTCCAAACCACCACACAAAGCACCCCCTCCTCCAGCAACCTGAAGTCCAGAGCCCCACGCCAGATCAGCCTACGGCCACACCCAGGCTGGATGCCCCAACACTCCCCACTCTCTGGTCTATCCATTTTCTTAACCTTGGCATGAGCCTTAGTCTCAGCAAACTTGATTTTAAAGTCAAAAGTCTCCGGGGGTGGCTGCTGCTGCCTCTCCACAGATGCTTCTTGCTGGTTTGTCAGTTCCCGATTCACATcctgggggcagagacagacaatgAGGCAcagctggggcaggagggagccctgGGCAATCATGAGTGGACAGCAGGGGGTACGGAGGCACCTGAAGGTGGGCGGTCAGCTGGCGGTACTTCTTGATGGTTTGCTGGTAGTCTGCAACAGTCTCCTGAGCTGCTTCTACACGCTTCTGGGCCTCCCGAACCCTCGCGCCCGCCATGTCCAGCTGCTCCCGCAGCTCCAGTTCTGTCTCGCGCGCATTCTCCTGCAGCTCATCGTTCATCTCATTCATCGCTTCCTGGAAGGTACCAAGGCAGTAGAGGCAAAGGAAAAGCAGAGTCAGAGTAGAAGTCAGGGTGGGGCCACTCACCGCACACCCTGCTCAAAGGGGTCATGTGTCAGTCCCTCTTTCAGCAAGTGTCTTCCAAACACCCTCCATCGGGGTGGGAAATCTGGGGTCTGTTCTCTTACCAAGTCCCCCACGGTCTCTCTCAACTCTCGCACTTTCTCTTCTAGATTCAAGTTCCGGTCTGTTAGCATCTCCACCATCTCCTCAGCACCCAGAGCAGCATCCACCTGTGTTACATGGAGGGAACAGAGAAAAGGGCTGCTGAAAGGTGCCTAGAAAAAAGAGGCACCAACCTGGGAGAGGGGTCCTCTGGGCCAGAGGCTGGGGTCCCCAGACCTGCTCCTTGAGCTCATCGATGGTGCTCTCCGCCTGGCTCAGCTCTTCCTGCAGACGCTCCCGCTGTTGCCTCACAACTTCCAGCTCTTGGTTCTTCTTTTCCATGAGCTTCTGGAGTTTCACATGCTCCTGCTTCTCCGAGGAAGAAAGATCCCGCATCCTATGGGGAAgcggggagggagaagggagaaagtaTGTGTCCACATCACTGGCAATGGGCGCTATGATACGTTTGGGGACAGGAGAGTGAGCTCCGGAGCCAAGCAGGGAGGGGATCCTACCTCACCAGGGCATCCTTTAGGCGGGCATTCTGCTCCTCGAGCTGCTTGAGCTGATAACTGGACGCTGCCCCATCTGAGCCTGGGGAAGACCATTAACACTTTCAGACATAGTTCTAACCCCACCATTTGGCCCCCAGCAGCTCCTGGCCCCTTACCCTTCTCTTCAATCTCAGCCTTGAGGATCTCTAAGTCAGTGGTGAGCTCATCCACACGTTCTTTCAATGCCTCCACCTCCTGCTGCAGGGACTCAGCCCGCTCTTCAGCCATCTCCTTGTCCAGAGTGGCCATCTCGATGGCATCAGCAGTGTCAGCCATCTCCTCCATGTAACGTTCCTTCGCCTCCAGTGCCTCTTTGGCTTCCTAAGGAGGAGTGGAGGTTGGTGGGAGTGCAAGCAGAGAGATGCCTCATGTGCCCCTTCTCACTGGATGTTCTAGGCTCTGGCCCAGTTACTGGTACAGTGGCTTGGGTCCCAAGCTCCCCAGCCAGCCCCTTTCACCCCAAGTCCCACCTTCCGCGCCTCCTTGAGGCGTCGTTGCAGGTCCGCCTGCTGCTCCTGCATTTTGCTCTTCCATTCCTGCACCTGCTCCAGCTGGATCTTATGTTTCTCCAGCTCTTTTAGCTTTGCcttgtcttctgcccgtttcaaCCGCAGGGTCTCCAGTTTCTCCTCCAGATCCCGTACTTGggccctcagcccctcctcctcctacaAAGGAGAAACCCCTCAGTGGGTGCAcggcctccccctcctcccaccaaggTTGAGCTGGAGCAAAGGGACAAGACTGTATGCAAACAACATTCTAGAGCCCCAGGGTCAAAAGCAAGTGGCATACAAACATCTGAGAAAAGACCAATGCATAAGGGGCAAgtgtggaagaaggaaagaaagaaagggtagCCAAGTCAATGACAGGCTAACCATATGCTATGTCCCCACCCTGCTGATccaaattctgggtctcccccaaCCCTGGAAAATTTCCAAGATCCTTCCCAGGGTCATAGGTGCCCTCTGTATCTTGGTTCTTGTTCACTCCAACCCCAGTCCTTACCTTGGAGGGGGAAGGCAACGGGGGTGCTGCTCCAGGAGAGGTGAGAGCCGGTGTGGGGATGATGGGTGCTGCCAGGGGAGTCTGAGCTGGGGTGCTGGGCTCACTGCTGCTCAGCTCACCTGCTGATGCTGAGCCAGAGGGGCCCAGGGAGCTACTGGCCCCAGCCACCCCAGTACTGGCTGGGCGGGTGGGCTATtcagagagggcaggggcagaccagaaaaagaacaggggtggtgagagacagaatatgagaaTATGtcaagggaaggaggcagagaaggaaaaagacagtGAGACAGAATATCAAAGCACAGTGAGAACAGAGAAGCaaagtgaaggagagaggaaaaatgacAAAGTCAGAAATGGTGACAAAGGAcgggggaggcgggaggcaggcagaggggagagggaggaagtgatAGAAGAAGACATAAGATTATAATGCTCCTCCCTTGGCACTGACCCCACATTCCTCCCAGCTCTGGCACTACCCACTTACAGCAGAATCCCTTACTCCCCAGACCTCCCCTCTGTGACCCAGTTGTGATCATTCTGGCAATTTCCAAATACTCCCAGTCCTATCATTGCTCTGGGCCTgtaccctcctcccccaggagaaAAAGTACCCCAATGTCATTCCCAGAGCAAAAGAACAAACTGGAGTTTGTTCTCTAACTTCCATGTTCCCAGAGAATTCTGGGCTAGGAGTGCAGGTACCAAGCTCTGTATCCCACTCTTTGGAAGTTGAGCTGATTCTCCCTCCCTTGGTCTACTTTAGGGGACCCTGCAGGTAAAAGGGCCAGACTGAAAGTTGTACTCCTAGGCTCCCCCTTGAAACACGGTCAGTACAGCCAACCTTCTGTCATCTCTCTCCCCCCAAGACAGAGGGGCTCTAATCAGGCAGTATCTACCCAGACCCTGTGGGGCTGAGGCAGAGGAGCTCTCTGAAGCCCCAGGCCCTGGAGCAGACAGGCCTGTCCAGTGCTCTCCCTTGAAGTACTGAGCCCTGAAGCATTCCTGGTGGGCTGACATTCAGAGACCACATGCTACCCACAGACACCCCCAGCTCCTTATCCCCTGACGTTGACACTGCCAAGTTCTTTACCTTTTTTCCAACTTCTACCCCCATTCATGCATCAAAACTGGTCAAAATGCCCTTTTTGAAGAAAGCCAGCCCTGATTAACCACAACCACTCTCATATCTCTTTTGCATTCAGGCTACTGGCCCATACACTCTCCTAAGAAGTCATTTTTGCAGGAGAGGCCTGTCACTACCCTCAGTCCCCTCACTCCTCTGAAAAAGAGAACCGAGGATGCACCGTGACCAACTTCTACTTGCTCatacacatgcccacacacatgcacatgcctGAAATGTGTGTCTACACTCAGCAGTGGCTTGtacagaggctttttttttttttttcctcaccttgGGCCGCCGAGTTGTGGTCTGGACAGGCAACAGGAGCCAGAGGAGAAGTAGTCAGGAAAGAAAGGATAATggcagaaagacagacagcaGAAGGGACAGCAATGAGAGCAGAAGAAGTACCAGGAATGGGGCTACAGTTAGCTGCTTAcccactcccatccccaccccgtccttttttccctccagtGAATTACCTTGTTCCCACGCCAAGAACTCGGAACTCCTGTTCCCCCATTGGCTCCTTGTCCCACTTATGCCCAACCCTTGCAGACCTCACCCCTTCGAACACCCTGGATATCCCAGAAATCCCCGTCTCCTAGGCTAAGCCACAGGGGACCAAAGGCAGCAGCTGGCAGAGGTCCCCAGAGATTAGTCCTTCTGGCactccagcccagagccagaggccccacccacccaccactccCAAGGACTTTCCCAGGTCAGCCCTTTCCTTTAAGTGCTAGACTCTACAGAAGACTCCCTAGAAATACTGTGTGACCAGAGTGATGCTAGATGTCCAGAAGTGAGGGATACGACCCCAGTAGAGGGAATCAGGCCCCTAAGGCAGCCATCCTCTCTACCCTACCCCATTCCCCAGGGCCAGATCCTGCAGCAGTCTCCATCCCTAGGGCAGAGGGCTCAGGTGACAGAAACATGAATACTGCATTAACCAGAAGCCCAGAGCTCAGCAAAGTAACCCCACCCAGCTGCAAGAAAGGACATGGAGGTGGGCAGCAGCATAAATAAACTACTGCCCTAAACTAAAACACATGATTAATCTTGAGTCCCAAATTATGTTCTTGCTACACAGAGTCTCATAGCTCCAGCAAAGATAGATTTGGCCTAGACCCTGCTTCTAGGAGACGTTGAGTCCAAGGAGACCAACGCCCACCCCTCCTACCCTGAGCTTAGCCTCCATAGCTGAGGGTCAAAGACCTCTAGGGTCCCCATCCCACACTGGGAAAGCCCCTTAATACACAccctggtgggggagggatgcTGGGAGTACAACCAAGAGGCATCCTAGCAAAGGATAAGGGTGAGGCAGTCCTGCTAAAGGCATGAAGACACAGGGACCTGCTTCCCAAATCCTCTCGCAGGAAACTCCCAGAGGCAGTTTGCAGCAAAAGCTGCCTGAACCCCACGGTTGTGAGGCTACTGGGTACAAGGCCCAGAACACACACTCAGTCAGAGGCCAAATCAGGCAGAGCAGGGAGCAAATTTCCAGCGTGTGGGGCATGGCAGTGACACACacctctccctgcaccccaccttcaaccccaccctcctcccccaaccaggTAGACAGATGAAGTCaatcagcccccacccccaccccagcagcctGCTGCCACCATCGCCCTGGCAACCCGGCAGCAGGACCAGAGCAAGCAAGAGTACCTTTCGGGCTGTCGGTGCCTGTCTCATCAttgcagaaaaccaaagaaagccaggagaggaaagagaaggagggacagaggaggatggacaaacacacagaggaaggacagacgaagggagggagggaaaaagaccGAACAGAGGGAAAGGCGGCGGAGACAGGAGATTAGTGCATCAAATCCCAACAATGCAGCCTCAGCTTCTCTGCTGGACTGCTTCCCAGCCTGCAAATGGCTGTGGCTCAGACGCAGAAGCCCCCGCAGGTGCGCAGTGGGTCAGCCTGGCTCCGGCAGGCACCGGAGAGGCGCCAGGCCCAGTTCACCAGCTAAGGCTGATGGCAGCCTCAGTGGCCGCAGCACCAGCTCCACCTGACGTCATGCACCCACCCTCCTCTGATCCGTGGGGGTGGAGCCACTGCTCCACGGTCACCTAGCAACCGCCAGGCTCTGctggctcctcctcccccacatgACTGGATAAAGTCCTGCGCAGAACCCGCCCTGCTTCTTCTTCCAAAGAACAGGTTCTgattcttccctccccttccctcccccaccccatccccaagaGTCTGCTCCAAGAAACTGGGCTAGGGGCCATCCCAGAAATGGTACTCTCTGGGGCCAGGGCATGACTGGGCAGGGACATGGAGCCTCAT
Encoded proteins:
- the DCTN1 gene encoding dynactin subunit 1 isoform X7 is translated as MAQSKRHMYSRTPSGSRMSAEASARPLRVGSRVEVIGKGHRGTVAYVGATLFATGKWVGVILDEAKGKNDGTVQGRKYFTCDEGHGIFVRQSQIQVFEDGADTTSPETPDSSASKVLKREGTDSAAKASKLPTRPASTGVAGASSSLGPSGSASAGELSSSEPSTPAQTPLAAPIIPTPALTSPGAAPPLPSPSKEEEGLRAQVRDLEEKLETLRLKRAEDKAKLKELEKHKIQLEQVQEWKSKMQEQQADLQRRLKEARKEAKEALEAKERYMEEMADTADAIEMATLDKEMAEERAESLQQEVEALKERVDELTTDLEILKAEIEEKGSDGAASSYQLKQLEEQNARLKDALVRMRDLSSSEKQEHVKLQKLMEKKNQELEVVRQQRERLQEELSQAESTIDELKEQVDAALGAEEMVEMLTDRNLNLEEKVRELRETVGDLEAMNEMNDELQENARETELELREQLDMAGARVREAQKRVEAAQETVADYQQTIKKYRQLTAHLQDVNRELTNQQEASVERQQQPPPETFDFKIKFAETKAHAKAIEMELRQMEVAQANRHMSLLTAFMPDSFLRPGGDHDCVLVLLLMPRLICKAELIRKQAQEKFELSENCSERPGLRGAAGEQLSFAAGLVYSLSLLQATLHRYEHALSQCNVDVYKKVGSLYPEMSAHERSLDFLIELLHKDQLDETVNVEPLTKAIKYYQHLYSIHLAEQPEDSTMQLADHIKFTQSALDCMSVEVGRLRAFLQGGQEASDIALLLRDLETSCSDIRQFCKKIRRRMPGTDAPGIPAALAFGPQVSDTLLDCRKHLTWVVAVLQEVAAAAAQLIAPLAENEGLPVAALEELAFKASEQIYGTPSSSPYECLRQSSNILISTMNKLATAMQEGEYDAERPPSKPPPVELRAAALRAEITDAEGLGLKLEDRETVIKELKKSLKIKGEELSEANVRLSLLEKKLDSAAKDADERIEKVQTRLEETQALLRKKEKEFEETMDALQADIDQLEAEKAELKQRLNSQSKRTIEGLRGPPPSGIATLVSGIAGEEQQRGGTPGQAPGSVAGPGLVKDSPLLLQQISAMRLYISQLQHENSILKGAQMKASLAALPPLHVAKLSPHEGPDSELTAGALYRKTSQLLETLNQLSTHTHVVDITRTSPAAKSPSAQLLEQVAQLKSLSDTIEKLKDEVLKETVSQRPGATVPTDFATFPSSAFLRAKEEQQDDTVYMGKVTFSCAAGLGQRHRLVLTQEQLHQLHGRLIS
- the DCTN1 gene encoding dynactin subunit 1 isoform X9, translating into MSAEASARPLRVGSRVEVIGKGHRGTVAYVGATLFATGKWVGVILDEAKGKNDGTVQGRKYFTCDEGHGIFVRQSQIQVFEDGADTTSPETPDSSASKVLKREGTDSAAKASKLPTRPASTGVAGASSSLGPSGSASAGELSSSEPSTPAQTPLAAPIIPTPALTSPGAAPPLPSPSKEEEGLRAQVRDLEEKLETLRLKRAEDKAKLKELEKHKIQLEQVQEWKSKMQEQQADLQRRLKEARKEAKEALEAKERYMEEMADTADAIEMATLDKEMAEERAESLQQEVEALKERVDELTTDLEILKAEIEEKGSDGAASSYQLKQLEEQNARLKDALVRMRDLSSSEKQEHVKLQKLMEKKNQELEVVRQQRERLQEELSQAESTIDELKEQVDAALGAEEMVEMLTDRNLNLEEKVRELRETVGDLEAMNEMNDELQENARETELELREQLDMAGARVREAQKRVEAAQETVADYQQTIKKYRQLTAHLQDVNRELTNQQEASVERQQQPPPETFDFKIKFAETKAHAKAIEMELRQMEVAQANRHMSLLTAFMPDSFLRPGGDHDCVLVLLLMPRLICKAELIRKQAQEKFELSENCSERPGLRGAAGEQLSFAAGLVYSLSLLQATLHRYEHALSQCNVDVYKKVGSLYPEMSAHERSLDFLIELLHKDQLDETVNVEPLTKAIKYYQHLYSIHLAEQPEDSTMQLADHIKFTQSALDCMSVEVGRLRAFLQGGQEASDIALLLRDLETSCSDIRQFCKKIRRRMPGTDAPGIPAALAFGPQVSDTLLDCRKHLTWVVAVLQEVAAAAAQLIAPLAENEGLPVAALEELAFKASEQIYGTPSSSPYECLRQSSNILISTMNKLATAMQEGEYDAERPPSKPPPVELRAAALRAEITDAEGLGLKLEDRETVIKELKKSLKIKGEELSEANVRLSLLEKKLDSAAKDADERIEKVQTRLEETQALLRKKEKEFEETMDALQADIDQLEAEKAELKQRLNSQSKRTIEGLRGPPPSGIATLVSGIAGGGTPGQAPGSVAGPGLVKDSPLLLQQISAMRLYISQLQHENSILKGAQMKASLAALPPLHVAKLSPHEGPDSELTAGALYRKTSQLLETLNQLSTHTHVVDITRTSPAAKSPSAQLLEQVAQLKSLSDTIEKLKDEVLKETVSQRPGATVPTDFATFPSSAFLRAKEEQQDDTVYMGKVTFSCAAGLGQRHRLVLTQEQLHQLHGRLIS